In Neofelis nebulosa isolate mNeoNeb1 chromosome 7, mNeoNeb1.pri, whole genome shotgun sequence, the following proteins share a genomic window:
- the GDPGP1 gene encoding GDP-D-glucose phosphorylase 1 isoform X1 encodes MSGNRYTGCSLQQVSPMAVPHDSHETSYLLPPNSKDWEGHGIPDFVYGQEELVLEGIQWPRDAPGLPEDSVPPSRFDSVLCSAWRQRVELGLFRYRLGELQTQTLPGAVGFVAQLNVERGAQRRRPQSISSVKQAFDPALFNFTKIRPGEVLFRLLREPDLPGALQQEDILVMINVSPLEWGHVLLVPEPRRGLPQRLLPGALRAGVEAVLLSSHPGFRVGFNSLGGLASVNHLHLHGYYLAHRLPVEGAPSEPLDPGGYLHLLQAVPAPGFLFYTSGPGPDLEALIGRVCRATDYLTDREIAHNLFVTRGAPPGKTSPSSALTGVRVILWARKSSFGVKEGEAFNVALCELAGHLPVKTSQDFSSLTEAAALALIQDCLLPPAQAEEVQAALVALIAQDEQ; translated from the exons atgtctgGGAACAGATACACAGGATGTTCATTGCAACAG GTCAGCCCCATGGCTGTTCCACACGATTCACACGAGACTTCCTATTTGCTGCCTCCAAACAGTAAGGACTGGGAAGGGCATGGCATTCCTGACTTTGTCTACGGGCAGGAGGAGCTGGTGCTGGAAGGGATTCAGTGGCCGAGGGACGCGCCCGGCCTCCCGGAGGACTCCGTACCACCTTCTCGCTTCGATTCTGTGCTCTGCTCCGCCTGGAGGCAGCGGGTGGAGCTGGGGCTGTTCCGCTACCGCCTGGGGGAGCTGCAGACCCAAACCCTCCCCGGTGCCGTGGGTTTTGTGGCTCAGCTGAACGTGGAGCGAGGTGCCCAGAGGAGGCGCCCCCAGAGCATCAGTAGTGTGAAGCAGGCGTTTGACCCTGCACTGTTTAACTTCACCAAGATCCGGCCAGGAGAAGTCCTCTTCCGTCTGCTCCGGGAGCCCGATCTGCCAGGCGCTCTCCAGCAAGAGGACATCCTCGTAATGATCAATGTCAGCCCCTTGGAGTGGGGCCACGTGCTGCTGGTGCCCGAGCCCCGCCGTGGGCTCCCCCAGCGCCTGCTGCCCGGTGCGCTGCGGGCCGGGGTCGAGGCTGTGCTGCTGAGCTCACACCCAGGCTTCCGCGTCGGCTTCaacagcctgggtggcttggcctCAGTGAACCACCTCCACCTGCACGGGTATTACCTGGCCCACAGACTGCCTGTGGAGGGAGCACCGAGCGAGCCCCTGGACCCCGGGGGGTATCTGCACCTCCTCCAGGCCGTCCCAGCGCCCGGCTTCCTCTTTTACACTAGCGGGCCGGGGCCTGACTTGGAAGCCTTGATAGGCAGGGTATGTCGGGCCACCGACTATCTGACTGACCGCGAGATCGCCCATAATTTGTTTGTGACCCGGGGGGCCCCACCCGGAAAGACATCACCCTCCTCGGCTCTCACGGGGGTCCGAGTGATTCTGTGGGCCCGGAAGTCCAGTTTTGGGGTAAAGGAAGGCGAGGCGTTCAATGTTGCCCTCTGTGAGCTGGCCGGGCACCTCCCTGTCAAGACGTCCCAGGATTTCAGCAGTCTGACAGAGGCGGCTGCTCTGGCCCTCATTCAAGACTGTCTGCTGCCCCCTGCCCAGGCAGAAGAGGTCCAGGCAGCGCTAGTGGCCTTGATAGCCCAGGACGAGCAGTAA
- the GDPGP1 gene encoding GDP-D-glucose phosphorylase 1 isoform X2: MAVPHDSHETSYLLPPNSKDWEGHGIPDFVYGQEELVLEGIQWPRDAPGLPEDSVPPSRFDSVLCSAWRQRVELGLFRYRLGELQTQTLPGAVGFVAQLNVERGAQRRRPQSISSVKQAFDPALFNFTKIRPGEVLFRLLREPDLPGALQQEDILVMINVSPLEWGHVLLVPEPRRGLPQRLLPGALRAGVEAVLLSSHPGFRVGFNSLGGLASVNHLHLHGYYLAHRLPVEGAPSEPLDPGGYLHLLQAVPAPGFLFYTSGPGPDLEALIGRVCRATDYLTDREIAHNLFVTRGAPPGKTSPSSALTGVRVILWARKSSFGVKEGEAFNVALCELAGHLPVKTSQDFSSLTEAAALALIQDCLLPPAQAEEVQAALVALIAQDEQ; encoded by the coding sequence ATGGCTGTTCCACACGATTCACACGAGACTTCCTATTTGCTGCCTCCAAACAGTAAGGACTGGGAAGGGCATGGCATTCCTGACTTTGTCTACGGGCAGGAGGAGCTGGTGCTGGAAGGGATTCAGTGGCCGAGGGACGCGCCCGGCCTCCCGGAGGACTCCGTACCACCTTCTCGCTTCGATTCTGTGCTCTGCTCCGCCTGGAGGCAGCGGGTGGAGCTGGGGCTGTTCCGCTACCGCCTGGGGGAGCTGCAGACCCAAACCCTCCCCGGTGCCGTGGGTTTTGTGGCTCAGCTGAACGTGGAGCGAGGTGCCCAGAGGAGGCGCCCCCAGAGCATCAGTAGTGTGAAGCAGGCGTTTGACCCTGCACTGTTTAACTTCACCAAGATCCGGCCAGGAGAAGTCCTCTTCCGTCTGCTCCGGGAGCCCGATCTGCCAGGCGCTCTCCAGCAAGAGGACATCCTCGTAATGATCAATGTCAGCCCCTTGGAGTGGGGCCACGTGCTGCTGGTGCCCGAGCCCCGCCGTGGGCTCCCCCAGCGCCTGCTGCCCGGTGCGCTGCGGGCCGGGGTCGAGGCTGTGCTGCTGAGCTCACACCCAGGCTTCCGCGTCGGCTTCaacagcctgggtggcttggcctCAGTGAACCACCTCCACCTGCACGGGTATTACCTGGCCCACAGACTGCCTGTGGAGGGAGCACCGAGCGAGCCCCTGGACCCCGGGGGGTATCTGCACCTCCTCCAGGCCGTCCCAGCGCCCGGCTTCCTCTTTTACACTAGCGGGCCGGGGCCTGACTTGGAAGCCTTGATAGGCAGGGTATGTCGGGCCACCGACTATCTGACTGACCGCGAGATCGCCCATAATTTGTTTGTGACCCGGGGGGCCCCACCCGGAAAGACATCACCCTCCTCGGCTCTCACGGGGGTCCGAGTGATTCTGTGGGCCCGGAAGTCCAGTTTTGGGGTAAAGGAAGGCGAGGCGTTCAATGTTGCCCTCTGTGAGCTGGCCGGGCACCTCCCTGTCAAGACGTCCCAGGATTTCAGCAGTCTGACAGAGGCGGCTGCTCTGGCCCTCATTCAAGACTGTCTGCTGCCCCCTGCCCAGGCAGAAGAGGTCCAGGCAGCGCTAGTGGCCTTGATAGCCCAGGACGAGCAGTAA
- the CIB1 gene encoding calcium and integrin-binding protein 1, with protein MGGSGSRLSKELLAEYQDLTFLTKQEILLAHRRFCELLPPEHRSTEESLQTRVSLEQILSLPELKANPFKERICRVFSTSPARDSLSFEDFLDLLSVFSDTATPDLKSHYAFRIFDFDDDGTLNREDLSQLVNCLTGPGDDTRLSASEMKQLIDNILEESDIDRDGTINLSEFQHVISRSPDFASSFKIVL; from the exons ATGGGGGGCTCGGGCAGTCGCCTGTCCAAGGAGCTGCTGGCTGAGTACCAG GACTTGACGTTCCTGACCAAGCAGGAGATCCTCCT AGCCCACAGGCGGTTTTGTGAGCTGCTTCCCCCGGAGCACCGGAGCACGGAGGAGTCCCTGCAGACACGAGTGTCCTTGGAGCAGATCCTCAGCCTTCCAGAGCTCAAG GCCAACCCCTTCAAGGAGCGAATCTGCAGAGTCTTCTCCACATCGCCAGCGAGGGACAGCCTGAGCTTCGAGGACTTCCTGGACCTCCTCAGTGTGTTCAGTGACACAGCGACTCCAGACCTCAAGTCCCACTATGCCTTCCGCATCTTCG ACTTCGATGATGATGGAACCCTGAACCGAGAAGACCTGAGCCAGCTCGTGAACTGCCTCACGGGCCCGGGCGACGACACGCGGCTTAGTGCTTCAGAGATGAAACAACTCATTGACAAC ATCCTGGAAGAGTCCGACATCGATCGGGATGGCACCATCAACCTCTCAGAGTTCCAGCACGTCATCTCCCGCTCACCAGACTTCGCCAG CTCCTTTAAGATTGTCCTGTGA
- the SEMA4B gene encoding semaphorin-4B, with the protein MGRGSRPPAQRRALPPWPPLLLLLLLLLPPPPPTRALAPRISLPLGSEKRPFLRFEAENISNYTALLLSRDGRTLYVGAREALFALNSSSSFLPGGEYRELLWSADADRKQQCSFKGKDPQRDCQNYVKILLPLNSSHLFTCGTAAFSPVCTYISVENFTLAQDEAGNILLEDGKGRCPFDPNFKSTALVVDGELYTGTVSSFQGNDPAISRSQSLRPTKTESSLNWLQDPAFVASAYVPESLGSLQGDDDKIYFFFSETGQEFEFFENTIVSRIARICKGDEGGERVLQQRWTSFLKAQLLCSRPDDGFPFNVLQDVFTLSPSPQDWRDTLFYGVFTSQWHRGTTEGSAICVFAMRDVQKAFNGLYKEVNRETQQWYTVTHPVPAPRPGACITDSARERKISSSLQLPDRVLNFLKDHFLMDGQVRSRLLLLQPRARYQRVAVHRVAGLHRTYDVLFLGTGDGRLHKAVGVGPRVHIVEELQIFSPGQPVQNLLLDASRGLLYAASHSGVVQVPVANCSLYQSCGDCVLARDPYCAWSGSSCRHVSLYHPEAASRPWIQDIEGANARGLCNTSSARFPAPVPTGEKPCERVQFQPNTVNTLACPLLSNLATRLWLHDGAPVNASASCRVLPTGDLLLVGSQQELGVFQCWSLEEGFWQLVANYCPKVVEDPIADRADRSGGVPVVISTSRVSAPAGGKASWGADKSYWTEFLVMCALFVFAVVLLILFFLYRHRGGMKVFLKQGECASVHPKTRPTALPPETRPLNGVGPPSTPLDHRGYQALSDSPPGSRVFTESEKRPLSIQDSFVEVSPVCPRPRVRLGSEIRDSVV; encoded by the exons gCTCTGAAAAGCGGCCATTCCTCAGATTTGAAGCTGAAAACATTTCCAACTACACAGCCCTTCTGCTGAGCAGGGATGGCAGGACTCTGTACGTGGGTGCCCGAGAGGCTCTCTTTGCTCTCAACAGTAGTTCCAGCTTCCTGCCAGGCGGGGAGTACCGGGAG CTGCTGTGGAGCGCAGATGCAGACAGGAAACAGCAGTGCAGCTTCAAGGGCAAGGACCCACAG cgcGACTGTCAAAACTACGTCAAGATCCTCCTTCCGCTCAACAGTAGCCACCTGTTCACCTGCGGCACAGCAGCCTTCAGCCCCGTGTGCACCTACATC AGTGTGGAGAACTTCACTCTGGCACAGGACGAGGCGGGGAACATCCTCCTGGAAGATGGCAAGGGCCGATGTCCCTTTGACCCCAATTTCAAGTCTACGGCCCTGGTGGTTG ACGGTGAGCTGTACACTGGAACAGTCAGCAGCTTCCAAGGCAATGACCCGGCCATCTCCCGGAGCCAGAGCCTCCGCCCGACCAAGACCGAGAGCTCCCTCAACTGGCTCCAAG ACCCAGCGTTTGTGGCCTCAGCCTACGTTCCCGAGAGCCTGGGCAGTTTGCAAGGGGACGATGACAAGATCTACTTCTTCTTCAGCGAGACTGGCCAGGAGTTTGAGTTTTTTGAGAACACCATCGTGTCCCGCATCGCCCGCATCTGCAAG ggtgacGAGGGCGGCGAGCGGGTCCTGCAGCAACGCTGGACGTCCTTCCTCAAGGCCCAGCTCCTCTGCTCGCGGCCCGACGACGGCTTCCCGTTCAACGTGCTGCAGGACGTCTTCACGCTGagccccagcccccaggactGGCGGGACACCCTCTTCTATGGGGTCTTCACATCCCAGTG GCACAGGGGGACCACGGAGGGCTCCGCCATCTGTGTCTTCGCCATGAGAGACGTGCAGAAGGCCTTCAACGGCCTGTACAAGGAGGTGAACCGGGAGACACAGCAGTGGTACACTGTGACCCACCCAGTGCCCGCACCCCGTCCCGGAGCG TGCATCACCGACAGTGCCCGGGAGAGGAAGATCAGCTCGTCCCTGCAACTCCCAGACCGTGTGCTGAACTTCCTCAAGGACCACTTCCTGATGGACGGGCAGGTCCGCAGCCGCCTGCTGCTGCTGCAACCCCGCGCCCGCTACCAGCGCGTGGCCGTGCACCGCGTGGCCGGCCTGCACCGCACCTACGACGTGCTCTTCCTGGGCACCG GCGATGGCCGGCTGCACAAAGCGGTGGGTGTGGGCCCCAGGGTGCACATCGTCGAGGAGCTCCAGATCTTCTCGCCAGGACAGCCCGTGCAGAACCTGCTGCTGGACGCCAGCAGG GGACTGCTCTACGCTGCCTCCCACTCAGGCGTTGTCCAGGTGCCTGTGGCCAACTGCAGCCTGTACCAGAGCTGTGGGGACTGTGTCCTCGCCCGGGACCCCTACTGTGCTTGGAGCGGTTCCAGCTGCAGACACGTCAGCCTCTACCACCCTGAGGCGGCCTCCAG GCCGTGGATCCAGGACATTGAGGGGGCAAACGCCAGGGGCCTCTGCAACACATCCTCAGCCCGGTTTCCGGCTCCTGTACCAACAG GTGAGAAGCCGTGTGAGCGGGTCCAGTTTCAGCCCAACACGGTGAACACGTTggcctgccccctcctctccaaCCTGGCCACCCGGCTCTGGCTCCACGACGGGGCCCCTGTCAATGCCTCGGCCTCCTGCCGCGTGTTGCCTACTGGGGACCTGCTGCTGGTGGGCAGCCAGCAGGAACTGGGGGTGTTCCAGTGCTGGTCGCTGGAGGAGGGCTTCTGGCAGCTGGTGGCCAATTACTGCCCAAAGGTAGTAGAGGACCCGATCGCGGACCGAGCAGACCGGAGCGGCGGCGTGCCTGTCGTCATCAGCACGTCGAGGGTGAGCGCGCCGGCCGGTGGCAAGGCCAGCTGGGGTGCGGACAAGTCCTACTGGACCGAGTTCCTGGTGATGTGCGCGCTCTTCGTGTTCGCTGTGGTGCTCCTGATTTTATTCTTCCTCTACCGGCACCGGGGTGGCATGAAAGTCTTCCTGAAGCAGGGGGAGTGTGCCAGTGTGCACCCCAAGACCCGCCCTACGGCGCTGCCACCTGAGACCCGGCCGCTTAACGGCGTAGGCCCCCCTAGCACCCCTCTCGACCACCGAGGCTACCAGGCCCTGTCAGACAGCCCCCCGGGGTCCCGCGTCTTCACGGAGTCCGAGAAGAGGCCGCTCAGCATCCAGGACAGCTTTGTGGAGGTGTCCCCGGTGTGCCCCCGGCCCCGGGTCCGCCTGGGCTCTGAGATCCGGGACTCCGTGGTGTGA